CTTCGCCAAAGGCAGAGCCATTTTTTCCTCCAACGGCTTTTCCATGAAATATGGTGCCATCGGCTAAAAGTATAAGAGCAGGTTTTCTTGTTTGGTATTTCATCGCTTTATATGACTATTTTACAAAAATACTTTAATTGAAAGGGATTCTAAAATTAGGTTTTTATAACTTTTGAACAATAGCACACTCCTTAGTTATAAGTTTAAAAAAAAGGGATAAACATTGAATGCTTATCCCTTTTCTTATATTACTTGAAGAAAATCATTTACTCTTCTTCTTTTGTTGCTTTTGTTTCTACTGCTGGAGCAGCGGCTGCTTTAGAACCTCCTCGACGGCTTCGACGAGTACTTTTCTTTTTAGTAGCTTTTCCTGCGTTGTATAAATCATTATAGTCAACCAACTCTATCATCGCCATATCTGCAGCATCTCCTAAACGACTCCCCAATTTAATAATTCGAGTATATCCCCCTGGACGATCACCAACTTTTACGGCTACATCGCGAAACAGTTCAATAACTGCATCTTTTTGACGTAGACGAGACATTACAATACGACGGTTATGCGTAGTATCTTCTTTTGCCTTCGTAATAATTGGCTCAACAAATTGTTTTACAGCTTTCGCTTTAGCAACTGTAGTGTTGATTCTTTTGTGTTCAATTAGAGAACAGGCCATGTTTGCCAACATTGACTTTCTATGAGCTGTTTTTCTTCCTAAATGATTTACTTTTTTTCCGTGTCTCATGACATTTATTTTATCATCTTGCTACCATATCCGCCTTAGACGGAGAGCAAAATATGATTAATTAATCTTTATCTAATTTATATTTTGAAAGATCCATTCCGAAATTAAGGCCCTTTACATTTACCAGCTCTTCTAGCTCAGTTAATGATTTCTTTCCAAAATTTCTAAACTTCATCAAGTCATTTTTATTATAAGATACAAGGTCTCCTAATGTATCTACTTCTGCAGCCTTCAAGCAGTTTAATGCACGTACTGAAAGATCCATATCTACTAATTTGGTCTTTAGTAACTGACGCATATGCAATGATTCCTCATCGTATGTTTCAGTTTGTGCAATTTCATCTGCTTCCAACGTAATGCGCTCATCACTGAACAACATAAAGTGGTGGATTAAGGTTTTAGCAGCTTCAGTCAACGCATCTTTTGGATGAATTGAACCATCTGTTTGAATTTCGAAAACTAATTTTTCGTAATCCGTTTTCTGCTCTACACGGAAGTTTTCAATACTGTACTTCACGTTTTTGATAGGAGTGTAAATAGAATCTGTGAAGATAGTTCCAAGAGGAGCATTCGCTTTCTTGTTTTCTTCAGCAGGAACATAACCACGACCTTTTTCGATTGTAATCTCAAAGTTCATGTTTACCTTCTTTTCCATATTACAGATAACCAATTCTGGATTCAATACTTGGAAACCAGAGATAAATTTTTGGAAATCTCCTGCAGTTAACTGCTCATTACCATTTACTGAAATGGTTACAGTTTCGTTATCTATTTCATCTATTTGACGCTTAAAACGTACTTGCTTTAAGTTCAAAATAATTTCGGTTACATCTTCTACAACGCCTGCAATAGTAGAAAACTCATGATCTACTCCTTCGATACGTACCGAAGTAATTGCAAAACCTTCCAAAGAAGATAACAAAACCCTTCTTAGTGCATTACCAACTGTTAATCCATAACCAGGTTCCAAGGGACGAAATTCAAATTTCCCCTCGAAATCTGTAGAGTTAATCATGATAACCTTATCGGGTTTCTGAAAACTAAATACTGCCATTTTTTTCTTCGTTTTAATTGTTATTTAGTTGCGCGATTTAAAAGCTTGAAGAACACTATAAATCCTTTGGCCAAATACCAATGTGATTATTTATTATTTAGAATATAATTCGACGATAGACTGAACATTAATGTTCTCAGGAATCTGAATCAATTGTGGAACAGAAACATAAGTCCCTTCCATTTTTTCCCCATTCCATGTAATCCACTCATATACGTGACGTGCATTATCCAACGAAGATGTGATAGCCTGAAGTGACTTAGACTTTTCTCTTACGCCAACAACATCTCCAGCTTTTAATTGGTATGAAGGAATGTTTACCTTCTCACCATTTACTGTGATGTGTCTGTGGCTCACCAATTGGCGCGCACCACTACGTGTAGGAGCGATACCCATACGGAATACCACATTGTCTAAACGCGACTCTGCTAATTGTAGCAATACTTCACCCGTAATTCCTGGTGCAGCAGTTGCTTTTTTAAACATGTTTCTAAATTGACGCTCCAAAATACCATAAGTGTATTTTGCCTTTTGCTTCTCAGCAAGTTGAATTGCGTATTCAGATTTTTTTCCACGACGACGGTTATTTCCGTGTTGTCCTGGAGGGTAATTTCTTTTTTCGAAAGCTTTGTCTTCTCCGAAGATAGCCTCACCAAACTTACGGGCTATTTTAGATTTTGGACCAGTATATCTTGCCATTTCTAGTTATTTTTGAAGGAGAATCTAAATTAAGGTCTTACGTTAATCCTCTAGACTCTATAATCCTTCGGTTGATATTTATTAAATTTTGAGTTTGCAAAGATACGATATACTATGATATAAATTAACCTATATCGTAGTATATCGTATTCGCAAAAATTGTAT
This Rasiella rasia DNA region includes the following protein-coding sequences:
- the rplQ gene encoding 50S ribosomal protein L17, which gives rise to MRHGKKVNHLGRKTAHRKSMLANMACSLIEHKRINTTVAKAKAVKQFVEPIITKAKEDTTHNRRIVMSRLRQKDAVIELFRDVAVKVGDRPGGYTRIIKLGSRLGDAADMAMIELVDYNDLYNAGKATKKKSTRRSRRGGSKAAAAPAVETKATKEEE
- a CDS encoding DNA-directed RNA polymerase subunit alpha, with protein sequence MAVFSFQKPDKVIMINSTDFEGKFEFRPLEPGYGLTVGNALRRVLLSSLEGFAITSVRIEGVDHEFSTIAGVVEDVTEIILNLKQVRFKRQIDEIDNETVTISVNGNEQLTAGDFQKFISGFQVLNPELVICNMEKKVNMNFEITIEKGRGYVPAEENKKANAPLGTIFTDSIYTPIKNVKYSIENFRVEQKTDYEKLVFEIQTDGSIHPKDALTEAAKTLIHHFMLFSDERITLEADEIAQTETYDEESLHMRQLLKTKLVDMDLSVRALNCLKAAEVDTLGDLVSYNKNDLMKFRNFGKKSLTELEELVNVKGLNFGMDLSKYKLDKD
- the rpsD gene encoding 30S ribosomal protein S4; the encoded protein is MARYTGPKSKIARKFGEAIFGEDKAFEKRNYPPGQHGNNRRRGKKSEYAIQLAEKQKAKYTYGILERQFRNMFKKATAAPGITGEVLLQLAESRLDNVVFRMGIAPTRSGARQLVSHRHITVNGEKVNIPSYQLKAGDVVGVREKSKSLQAITSSLDNARHVYEWITWNGEKMEGTYVSVPQLIQIPENINVQSIVELYSK